A genomic stretch from Anticarsia gemmatalis isolate Benzon Research Colony breed Stoneville strain chromosome 26, ilAntGemm2 primary, whole genome shotgun sequence includes:
- the Atg6 gene encoding beclin-1-like Atg6: protein MSDTKSFVNFSCQRCLQPLKLDESLNNLGEHTIADLTLQIRRNNEVDLDMQSTSLEHYVPPFRMSESGNGANGFMVISDGWETTSLGHQLHVKATLFDLLSNNSDVDHPLCDECTDTLLELMDNQLRQTEAEWKDYNDYLKKLEDDKEDLNLEGLEKELDDWKQEQSRLLQELSSLQKEERAMKEEIDVQEREKERLEKEQDVYWREYTRYRKDLMTIEDQMKFYECQLSYTQTQLDKLKKTNIFKATFHISDSGQFGIINNFRLGRLPSAPVDWSEINAAWGQTVLLLSSLARKISFNFQRYRLVPYGNHSYIEVIEDQKVLPLYGSGGFRFLWDTKFDAAMVAFLDCLQQFKEQVEKGNTGFCLPYRIDKGKIEDTASPPHAYSIKIQFNSEEHWTKALKYMLTNLKWALTWISSQFSEDKLEGQ from the coding sequence ATGAGTGACACAAAATCTTTCGTAAACTTTTCGTGCCAGCGATGTTTACAGCCTTTGAAGCTGGACGAGTCCTTAAACAACCTTGGGGAACACACTATAGCCGATCTGACCCTTCAGATACGAAGGAACAATGAGGTAGACCTGGATATGCAGTCCACAAGTTTGGAGCATTACGTGCCCCCCTTTCGCATGTCTGAGTCAGGAAATGGCGCGAACGGCTTTATGGTGATCTCAGACGGCTGGGAAACAACATCCTTAGGACATCAGTTACATGTAAAAGCTACATTATTCGATCTATTGTCAAATAACTCTGATGTGGACCATCCTCTTTGCGATGAATGTACGGATACTCTTCTAGAACTGATGGACAATCAATTGAGACAGACTGAAGCGGAATGGAAGGACTACAACGACTATTTAAAGAAGTTAGAGGACGATAAAGAGGATTTAAACTTAGAGGGGCTAGAAAAAGAACTGGACGATTGGAAACAGGAACAGAGTCGACTATTACAAGAATTATCTTCCTTGCAGAAAGAAGAAAGGGCTATGAAAGAGGAAATCGATGTGCAGGAACGAGAGAAAGAGAGGTTAGAGAAGGAACAAGATGTATATTGGAGAGAATACACAAGATATCGGAAAGACTTAATGACAATTGAAGATCAAATGAAGTTTTACGAATGTCAGCTCTCATATACACAGACACAGCTAGACAAGTTAAAGAAAACTAACATTTTCAAAGCAACATTCCATATCTCTGATTCTGGGCAGTTcggtattataaataacttccGTTTGGGTAGACTACCATCCGCTCCTGTTGATTGGTCAGAAATAAACGCAGCATGGGGACAAACTGTACTTCTACTATCGTCTTTAGCAAGGAAAATAAGTTTCAATTTCCAACGGTACCGATTAGTGCCGTACGGTAACCATTCATACATAGAAGTAATTGAAGATCAAAAAGTCCTTCCTCTATATGGTTCAGGAGGCTTCCGTTTTCTCTGGGATACGAAATTCGATGCTGCAATGGTAGCATTCTTAGATTGTCTTCAGCAATTTAAAGAGCAAGTAGAGAAAGGAAATACAGGTTTCTGCTTACCTTACAGAATAGATAAAGGCAAGATTGAAGATACAGCTTCTCCTCCGCATGcttattctattaaaattcaatttaattctgAAGAACATTGGACTAAAGCTCTTAAGTATATGTTGACGAATTTAAAATGGGCGCTTACTTGGATATCATCGCAGTTTAGTGAGGACAAACTTGAGGGGCAATGA